Proteins co-encoded in one Bacillus sp. FSL H8-0547 genomic window:
- a CDS encoding MBL fold metallo-hydrolase — protein MNWEQLPLGPLQTNCYIISNREKECLVIDPGSEGNKLIQHLQKRGLKPVAVLLTHGHFDHIGAVDDVRNEYKVPVYIHRLEKKWLGNPAKNGSNAFLGQSIAAEDADYLIDEETILNAGSFSCKVLETPGHSPGSISFYFEESGFVVSGDALFAGSIGRTDLPEGNHRQLIKSIHDKLLNLPEDTVVLPGHGQDTTIGAEMDSNPFLNGF, from the coding sequence ATGAATTGGGAGCAGCTGCCTTTAGGTCCTCTCCAAACAAATTGCTACATAATCTCTAACCGCGAAAAGGAATGCCTGGTCATTGATCCGGGGAGCGAAGGAAATAAATTGATTCAGCACCTGCAAAAACGCGGCCTGAAGCCAGTAGCTGTGCTTCTGACACACGGCCATTTCGATCATATCGGCGCAGTTGACGACGTGCGCAATGAATACAAAGTTCCGGTCTACATACACAGACTTGAAAAAAAGTGGCTTGGTAATCCAGCTAAGAACGGGTCAAATGCTTTTCTTGGACAATCTATTGCAGCTGAAGACGCCGACTATCTGATTGATGAGGAAACCATTCTGAATGCGGGGTCTTTCTCCTGCAAAGTGCTGGAAACGCCGGGCCACTCACCGGGAAGCATTTCCTTTTACTTTGAGGAAAGCGGATTTGTCGTATCGGGAGATGCTCTTTTTGCGGGCAGCATTGGCCGGACGGATCTTCCTGAAGGCAATCATCGCCAGCTGATTAAAAGCATTCATGACAAACTGCTGAACCTTCCTGAAGACACGGTCGTGCTGCCTGGACACGGACAGGATACAACGATAGGAGCCGAAATGGACAGCAATCCATTTTTAAACGGTTTTTAG
- a CDS encoding SAM-dependent methyltransferase produces MKQLVFDLIDRQGGSISYAEYMNLVLYHSEHGYYSRPGQKIGKGGDFYTSSNVSDVYAKVFAAFFSRIVEKGLAEPAFCEIGGGTGRFLEALLLEWKKCSPHTYEALTVISVEGSGFHRNLQMQRCAHLAVSFQEQLPDNFRGIIFSNELFDAFPVHVVAKIDSQLAEVKVAYKKGLLVEEFEPLKNEEIVSFLLWQNIQLSEGQRFEVPLSMLSYMRMLDHACEAAVIAMADYGYTNAEWHTPARKQGSMRGYFKHQMMPPLLHPFEMDITTHIHFDAYEKKAEELGWNLLVKERQDQFLMNAGILSFLHEHSHRDPFSPSAKQNRAVRDLIMPGGISSAFHVYLHGKGIERLTEDIYKKW; encoded by the coding sequence ATGAAACAGCTTGTCTTCGATTTGATTGACCGGCAGGGAGGCTCTATTTCCTATGCGGAGTATATGAACCTTGTCCTCTATCATTCAGAGCACGGCTACTATTCAAGACCTGGGCAAAAGATAGGAAAAGGCGGGGACTTTTACACATCCAGTAATGTCTCGGATGTTTATGCGAAAGTATTTGCAGCCTTTTTTTCCAGGATTGTTGAAAAAGGGCTTGCTGAACCGGCGTTTTGTGAAATCGGCGGGGGCACAGGGAGATTTCTGGAAGCACTCCTTTTGGAATGGAAAAAGTGTTCACCTCATACTTATGAGGCATTAACGGTTATTTCTGTTGAAGGAAGCGGGTTTCACAGAAACCTTCAAATGCAAAGGTGTGCACACCTTGCCGTTTCTTTTCAGGAGCAGCTTCCGGATAATTTCAGAGGGATCATCTTCTCAAACGAACTGTTTGATGCCTTTCCTGTACATGTAGTTGCCAAAATAGATTCACAGCTTGCTGAAGTGAAAGTGGCTTATAAAAAAGGCTTGCTCGTTGAAGAATTCGAGCCTCTCAAAAATGAAGAGATTGTTTCTTTCCTGCTGTGGCAGAATATTCAGCTCTCAGAAGGCCAGCGTTTTGAAGTGCCGCTGTCTATGCTCAGCTATATGCGGATGCTGGATCATGCTTGTGAGGCTGCTGTCATCGCAATGGCGGACTATGGCTACACAAACGCAGAGTGGCACACTCCTGCAAGAAAGCAGGGGAGCATGAGGGGATATTTCAAACATCAAATGATGCCGCCGCTTCTGCACCCGTTTGAAATGGATATCACAACCCATATCCATTTTGATGCTTATGAGAAAAAAGCGGAAGAGCTTGGGTGGAACCTGCTCGTGAAAGAAAGGCAGGATCAGTTTCTGATGAATGCGGGAATCCTTTCATTTCTTCATGAGCATTCCCACAGAGATCCTTTCAGCCCGTCTGCCAAACAGAACAGAGCTGTAAGAGACCTGATCATGCCGGGCGGTATCAGTTCTGCGTTTCATGTGTATCTGCATGGCAAAGGAATTGAACGCCTGACTGAAGACATTTATAAAAAATGGTGA